In a genomic window of Curtobacterium flaccumfaciens pv. betae:
- a CDS encoding SDR family NAD(P)-dependent oxidoreductase, protein MTARLDGRTALVTGAGSGIGRAIADRFVAEGATVVYADRDADAAAGAAAAAGPTATGLTMDIADETSVAAGFAGLADRGASPDVVVANAGVQLFGHDAKVADLSLETWDRTVAVNLTGTFLTIKHAVRVMLASGTGGSVIATGSPTGLNGEGADFAAYSSTKGGIHALVRAAAMAYARDGIRVNTVVPGYTETGLVSAISGDPEARAAIVARTPLGRPGTPDDVTGIMVYLASAESSYATGAEFRVDGGMTSL, encoded by the coding sequence ATGACCGCACGACTCGACGGCCGGACCGCACTCGTCACGGGAGCGGGGTCCGGCATCGGCCGCGCGATCGCCGACCGCTTCGTAGCCGAGGGGGCCACCGTCGTCTACGCCGACCGCGACGCCGATGCGGCCGCCGGTGCCGCCGCCGCAGCCGGCCCGACCGCGACCGGCCTCACGATGGACATCGCCGACGAGACGAGCGTGGCCGCGGGGTTCGCCGGACTGGCCGACCGTGGTGCGAGCCCCGACGTGGTGGTCGCGAACGCCGGTGTGCAGCTGTTCGGTCACGACGCGAAGGTCGCCGACCTGTCGCTGGAGACCTGGGACCGCACGGTCGCGGTCAACCTCACCGGCACGTTCCTGACGATCAAGCACGCCGTCCGGGTGATGCTCGCGAGCGGCACCGGCGGGTCGGTCATCGCCACGGGGTCGCCGACCGGCCTGAACGGCGAGGGCGCCGACTTCGCGGCGTACTCCTCGACCAAGGGCGGCATCCACGCACTCGTCCGGGCGGCCGCGATGGCCTACGCACGGGACGGCATCCGGGTGAACACGGTCGTGCCGGGCTACACCGAGACCGGCCTCGTGTCGGCGATCTCCGGTGACCCCGAGGCCCGAGCCGCGATCGTCGCCCGCACACCCCTCGGCCGCCCCGGCACCCCCGACGACGTCACCGGCATCATGGTCTACCTGGCCAGCGCGGAGTCGTCCTACGCCACCGGCGCGGAGTTCCGCGTCGACGGCGGTATGACGAGCCTCTGA
- a CDS encoding DUF1648 domain-containing protein: MTTRPMTTGTRLAVTAPGLLVAVGLVLTAVLAASTMPARIAIHFRTDGTADGWGSPWTAFWVTLAVALVAVVLAFSALRWRDRRTAATVLLVANLLAGTLGSAWVVLAWTNTAGDGTLSPWWTVPFLLVAVVVAAVPVLALFRVAAHVPAHEVAPLAVGPDTRVAWRARVGSRWFAVIGAVVVVLGVGTAVWTASAGVTTAVVSGLAMVIAGIAVLVLARVELTVDRRGMRLTSTWTRIPLMRVPLERIESCGWEQVTPGQWGGWGYRISGRGVAYVVRSGPGLVARLRGGQARMVTVPDAAGGAAALGALLAGRETA; encoded by the coding sequence ATGACGACTCGACCGATGACCACGGGCACACGGCTGGCCGTGACGGCACCAGGGCTCCTGGTCGCGGTGGGACTGGTGCTCACCGCGGTCCTCGCGGCGTCCACCATGCCCGCGCGGATCGCGATCCACTTCCGGACGGACGGCACCGCGGACGGTTGGGGGTCACCGTGGACGGCTTTCTGGGTCACCCTGGCGGTGGCACTGGTGGCCGTCGTCCTCGCGTTCTCCGCGCTGCGCTGGCGCGACAGGCGGACAGCAGCCACGGTCCTGCTCGTCGCGAACCTGCTGGCCGGGACCCTCGGCTCGGCCTGGGTCGTGCTCGCGTGGACGAACACGGCCGGCGACGGCACCCTGTCCCCCTGGTGGACGGTCCCGTTCCTGCTCGTCGCCGTGGTGGTCGCCGCCGTCCCCGTGCTCGCACTGTTCCGGGTCGCTGCACACGTGCCGGCCCACGAGGTCGCTCCCCTGGCGGTCGGGCCCGACACCCGCGTCGCCTGGCGCGCACGCGTCGGCAGCCGGTGGTTCGCGGTGATCGGGGCGGTCGTCGTGGTCCTCGGCGTCGGCACCGCCGTCTGGACGGCATCGGCCGGGGTGACGACGGCGGTCGTCTCCGGACTGGCGATGGTGATCGCGGGGATCGCCGTGCTGGTGCTGGCGCGGGTGGAACTCACCGTCGACCGTCGCGGCATGCGGCTCACGTCCACATGGACGAGGATCCCCCTCATGCGCGTCCCGCTGGAGCGCATCGAGTCGTGCGGGTGGGAGCAGGTGACCCCGGGCCAGTGGGGCGGCTGGGGCTACCGGATCTCGGGCCGCGGCGTCGCCTACGTCGTGCGGTCCGGGCCGGGGCTGGTCGCGCGGCTCCGCGGCGGGCAGGCGCGGATGGTGACCGTGCCCGACGCTGCGGGCGGTGCCGCAGCCCTGGGCGCGCTGCTCGCCGGGCGCGAGACGGCCTGA
- a CDS encoding GntR family transcriptional regulator has translation MLITLDPRARATLAEQVATQIRHAIARGELRNGERLPAARDLAVSVDVNMHTVLRAYALLQEDGLIELRRGRGATVLRSGNASFDRLRTLVDELRDQADTLGVSLDDLFTMIKGAR, from the coding sequence ATGTTGATCACCCTCGACCCGCGGGCGCGAGCGACCCTGGCGGAACAGGTCGCCACCCAGATCCGGCACGCGATCGCCCGCGGCGAGCTGCGGAACGGCGAACGGCTGCCCGCTGCGCGGGACCTCGCCGTCTCGGTCGACGTCAACATGCACACCGTCCTGCGCGCCTACGCGCTGCTGCAGGAGGACGGACTGATCGAGTTGCGGCGCGGCCGCGGCGCGACGGTCCTGCGATCGGGCAACGCCTCGTTCGACCGGTTGCGCACGCTCGTCGACGAGCTGCGCGACCAGGCGGACACCCTGGGTGTCTCGCTCGACGACCTGTTCACGATGATCAAGGGGGCACGATGA
- a CDS encoding PLP-dependent aminotransferase family protein: MVRCLDQIGAITMDQSSKVSGVVARVRGMVHDGTLREGDPLPSTRALAAELGVARGTVVAAYEQLDGEGYLRTRHGALARVAADLHGRTTGAPSAVGTDTSGSGSDAVGVAAASPSAPLIDCRPGIPAVTAIPQRDWRAAWRAAASAALRNAIADPLGSPDLRAQVVAQLGLTRGFTATVDRVLVTAGTSEALSLVTEALRGLLGRAPVVAVEDPGYRTGHRAVTSAGGSLVGVPVGEDGLDLDALEAAGPVDAVLVSPTHQYPLGSVMPVARRRRLLTWAATTGTVVVEDDYDSEFRHRGAPVPALAALDAEGVVLHVGGFSKTLDPRLRCAYVVLPTVAATGSPVTEAVFATRRARGAVVAEPVQAALVHLLRTGALRRHLGRVRRDYTHRRARIAARLGDVAGLEARALNGGLHAVVTWSGPTTGAQIARRLADAGVLVATLEEYGLAPGSTPPGIVFGYGAVTMPELDRALDALVTAVTGP; this comes from the coding sequence GTGGTCCGGTGTCTGGACCAGATCGGGGCGATCACGATGGACCAGTCGAGCAAGGTGTCCGGTGTGGTGGCACGGGTGCGCGGGATGGTGCACGACGGCACCCTGCGTGAAGGCGATCCACTGCCGTCGACGCGGGCGCTGGCGGCGGAGCTCGGGGTGGCCCGGGGCACCGTCGTCGCGGCGTACGAGCAGCTCGACGGCGAGGGGTACCTGCGGACGCGGCACGGTGCCCTCGCGCGGGTCGCGGCGGACCTGCACGGTCGGACCACGGGTGCGCCGTCGGCCGTCGGCACGGACACCTCCGGTTCCGGCTCCGACGCGGTCGGCGTCGCGGCCGCCTCGCCGTCCGCTCCGCTCATCGACTGCCGTCCCGGCATTCCCGCCGTCACCGCCATCCCGCAACGGGACTGGCGGGCAGCCTGGCGCGCAGCGGCATCGGCCGCGCTCCGGAACGCGATCGCGGACCCGCTCGGCTCCCCCGACCTGCGGGCACAGGTCGTCGCCCAGCTCGGCCTGACCCGCGGGTTCACGGCGACGGTCGACCGGGTGCTCGTGACCGCAGGGACCTCGGAAGCGCTGTCGCTCGTCACCGAGGCGCTTCGGGGGCTGCTGGGTCGCGCTCCCGTCGTCGCCGTCGAGGACCCCGGCTACCGCACCGGACACCGTGCGGTCACGAGCGCTGGTGGATCCCTGGTGGGCGTCCCGGTCGGCGAGGACGGCCTCGACCTCGACGCGCTCGAGGCCGCCGGACCGGTCGACGCCGTCCTGGTCAGCCCGACGCACCAGTACCCGCTCGGGTCGGTGATGCCCGTCGCCCGGCGCCGGCGGCTGCTCACCTGGGCCGCCACCACCGGCACCGTGGTGGTGGAGGACGACTACGACTCCGAGTTCCGGCACCGTGGCGCTCCCGTGCCCGCGCTGGCCGCGCTCGACGCCGAGGGCGTGGTGCTGCACGTCGGCGGCTTCTCGAAGACGCTCGACCCCCGGCTGCGCTGCGCGTACGTCGTGCTGCCGACGGTCGCGGCGACGGGTTCCCCGGTGACGGAGGCGGTGTTCGCCACCCGTCGAGCTCGTGGTGCGGTCGTCGCCGAACCGGTGCAGGCCGCGCTCGTGCACCTGCTGCGGACGGGTGCGCTGCGGCGGCACCTGGGTCGGGTGCGTCGCGACTACACGCACCGCCGGGCCCGGATCGCGGCTCGGCTCGGCGACGTCGCCGGCCTGGAGGCCCGTGCCCTGAACGGCGGACTGCACGCGGTGGTCACGTGGTCGGGTCCGACCACGGGGGCGCAGATCGCGCGTCGGCTGGCGGACGCCGGGGTGCTCGTCGCGACGCTCGAGGAGTACGGGCTCGCGCCGGGCAGCACGCCGCCGGGCATCGTGTTCGGCTACGGCGCCGTGACGATGCCGGAGCTCGACCGCGCGCTCGACGCGCTCGTGACCGCGGTCACGGGACCCTGA
- a CDS encoding pyridoxamine 5'-phosphate oxidase family protein yields MPTSSPEPEPPTDGPSLRVRRLRDRQSDDPAVLHAILAEAHVAHVGIVRGGQPVVLPFLCAVGDLGDGPVLLLHGSTGGGLFLDAGAEGVPVAATITHLDGLVFARSTNDSSANYRSAMVAGRATVVPTDLRTEALWQVADHLMPGRRAEVREMTAKEVRATQVLQLPLDRASVKVRAHGVGEDPADGEDHTVWAGVLPLAVRAGVPIPGDISGDSPVDASVVALSARLDRLAADREARIAAVMRVTPV; encoded by the coding sequence ATGCCCACCTCGAGCCCCGAACCGGAACCGCCCACCGACGGCCCTTCGCTCCGCGTCCGCCGCCTGCGCGACCGCCAGTCCGACGACCCCGCCGTCCTGCACGCGATCCTCGCCGAGGCCCACGTCGCCCACGTCGGCATCGTCCGCGGTGGCCAGCCCGTCGTCCTGCCGTTCCTCTGCGCCGTCGGGGACCTCGGCGACGGCCCCGTCCTGCTGCTGCACGGCTCGACCGGTGGTGGGCTGTTCCTCGACGCCGGGGCCGAGGGCGTCCCGGTCGCCGCCACCATCACCCACCTGGACGGTCTCGTCTTCGCACGCTCCACCAACGACAGCTCGGCGAACTACCGCAGCGCGATGGTCGCCGGCCGCGCCACCGTGGTGCCGACCGACCTGCGCACCGAAGCCCTCTGGCAGGTGGCCGACCACCTCATGCCGGGTCGCCGGGCCGAGGTGCGCGAGATGACCGCGAAGGAGGTCCGCGCCACCCAGGTCCTCCAGCTGCCCCTCGACCGCGCGAGCGTCAAGGTCCGAGCCCACGGTGTCGGCGAGGACCCGGCGGACGGTGAGGACCACACCGTCTGGGCGGGCGTGCTGCCACTCGCGGTCCGCGCCGGGGTCCCGATCCCGGGGGACATCTCGGGGGACAGCCCGGTGGACGCCTCGGTTGTCGCACTGTCGGCTCGCCTCGACCGCCTGGCGGCCGACCGGGAGGCCCGGATCGCCGCAGTCATGCGGGTCACGCCGGTCTGA
- a CDS encoding C40 family peptidase codes for MGRHTLPAAADDRQPARTHTHPAVDPAPLTPDTQQSRPRGRRSALGPAAARSTFVEHPKPARTVRMQPRPAPVASSAGSAVLSRTATLRAERAVDPRHIRRSANAKRAAILLAPAIAVTSSLTLALPANADTLPADTRSGTTTAQDAQTFTVAHDVQVPVVSTDGMTTTTTIVSYPTLDLRFGVTTAQAQSALSAALSAGGDRATIVQTALQYMGDPYVEGGASHEGIDCSGLTMVAYQAVGIELVHYVPTQDAVATTIPESEALPGDLVVYDDEDHVGLYLGQGLVLQAPHPGEVVDIVPMYSAAHHFARVLPAGS; via the coding sequence ATGGGACGCCACACCCTGCCTGCAGCAGCCGACGACCGTCAGCCCGCGCGAACGCACACGCACCCCGCGGTCGACCCCGCGCCGCTGACGCCGGACACGCAGCAGTCCCGTCCCCGTGGTCGCCGCTCGGCCCTCGGCCCCGCGGCCGCCCGCTCCACCTTCGTCGAGCACCCGAAGCCGGCCCGGACCGTGCGGATGCAGCCGCGTCCCGCCCCCGTCGCGTCGTCGGCCGGCAGCGCGGTGCTGAGCCGGACCGCCACCCTGCGTGCCGAGCGCGCCGTCGACCCGCGGCACATCCGCCGTTCCGCCAACGCGAAGCGCGCGGCCATCCTGCTCGCCCCCGCGATCGCGGTGACCTCGAGCCTGACGCTCGCCCTGCCCGCGAACGCCGACACCCTGCCCGCGGACACCCGTTCCGGCACGACCACGGCGCAGGACGCCCAGACCTTCACGGTGGCGCACGACGTCCAGGTCCCCGTGGTCTCCACCGACGGCATGACCACCACGACGACGATCGTGTCCTACCCGACGCTCGACCTCCGCTTCGGGGTGACGACCGCGCAGGCACAGTCCGCGTTGTCCGCCGCACTCTCGGCCGGGGGCGACCGGGCCACGATCGTGCAGACCGCCCTGCAGTACATGGGGGACCCGTACGTCGAGGGCGGCGCGAGCCACGAGGGCATCGACTGCTCCGGGCTCACGATGGTCGCCTACCAGGCGGTGGGGATCGAGCTCGTGCACTACGTGCCGACGCAGGACGCCGTCGCCACCACGATCCCCGAGTCCGAGGCACTGCCGGGCGACCTCGTCGTGTACGACGACGAGGACCACGTCGGCCTGTACCTCGGCCAGGGGCTGGTCCTGCAGGCACCGCACCCGGGCGAGGTCGTCGACATCGTCCCGATGTACTCGGCGGCGCACCACTTCGCGCGCGTCCTGCCCGCCGGCAGCTGA